From the genome of Rhodothermales bacterium, one region includes:
- a CDS encoding endonuclease/exonuclease/phosphatase family protein, translating to MKRLLHAWPVGLATLLLLAVLPLAGCDSDDPEPEGVSADVKVMSYNLYLGGDLFPVTATTTQAEAIAAATALWATVQASRFDLRAEAIADIIEAETPDLIGLQEVTRYQTQTPSDFVTGTRTPNASTPAIDFLAILMAELGERGLDYRVVLEEDNADVELPTALVANPMLPTDFLDVRLTDRDVILARSGVTTANPMVRTFEIQVGLEVPPASGNTLEFTRSAQWVDATVGDVTFTFANAHLEVEVQLPPGAPGQPQEGQALELIEALGSETNPVVLVGDFNSPADGSGTRSYALLDVTYTDSFVEAGVDGGTCCQAPDLRNMTSEFATRIDLILHRGNVETLSAEIVGDESEDRVAVGSDLLWPSDHAGVIATLRIEN from the coding sequence ATGAAACGACTGCTCCACGCATGGCCTGTCGGCCTCGCCACGCTCCTGCTCCTCGCCGTCCTCCCCCTCGCTGGCTGCGACAGCGACGACCCCGAACCCGAAGGCGTCTCCGCCGACGTCAAGGTGATGAGCTACAACCTCTACCTCGGCGGCGACCTCTTCCCCGTCACGGCGACGACGACCCAAGCCGAAGCCATCGCGGCGGCGACCGCGCTCTGGGCGACCGTCCAAGCATCGCGCTTCGACCTCCGCGCCGAGGCCATCGCTGACATCATCGAGGCCGAGACGCCCGACCTCATCGGCTTGCAGGAGGTCACGCGCTACCAGACGCAGACTCCGAGCGATTTCGTCACCGGCACCCGGACCCCCAATGCCTCGACGCCCGCCATCGACTTCCTCGCGATCCTCATGGCAGAGTTGGGCGAGCGTGGACTCGACTACCGCGTCGTGCTCGAAGAGGACAACGCGGACGTGGAACTGCCCACGGCCCTCGTCGCCAACCCGATGCTCCCCACGGACTTCCTCGACGTCCGCCTCACCGACCGCGACGTGATCCTCGCCCGCTCGGGCGTGACGACGGCGAACCCGATGGTCCGCACGTTCGAGATCCAGGTCGGACTCGAAGTCCCCCCGGCCAGCGGCAACACGCTGGAGTTCACGCGGAGCGCGCAGTGGGTCGATGCGACGGTCGGCGACGTGACGTTCACGTTCGCCAATGCCCACCTCGAGGTGGAGGTCCAGCTTCCGCCGGGCGCGCCGGGCCAGCCGCAGGAGGGCCAGGCGCTCGAACTCATCGAAGCGCTCGGCAGTGAAACCAATCCCGTCGTGCTCGTCGGCGATTTCAACAGCCCGGCGGACGGCTCCGGCACCCGGAGCTACGCCCTGCTGGACGTCACCTATACCGACTCCTTCGTTGAAGCCGGTGTCGATGGCGGGACGTGCTGCCAGGCTCCCGACCTCCGCAACATGACCTCCGAGTTCGCTACGCGGATCGACCTCATCCTCCACCGCGGCAACGTAGAGACGCTGTCGGCTGAGATCGTCGGAGATGAATCGGAGGACCGCGTCGCCGTCGGCAGCGACCTGCTGTGGCCCAGCGACCACGCAGGGGTCATCGCCACGCTGCGTATCGAGAACTGA
- a CDS encoding SDR family oxidoreductase — protein MKLRTISVLGCGWLGLPLAEALARTGHTVRGSTTSAEKLERLEAAGIEPHRIVLGDEVEGDDPEAFFEADVLVFCVPPSGSTASYPAVASAVRRAAERAGTGWVLMTSSTSVYPDLDGVVTESDAGAHEGVPLRRNGEDVLVAERVFYGATAFDTTILRLAGLYGYGRHPARYFAGKRDLAGGEAPVNLVHRDDVIGAVMAVLEHEARGATFNVCADHHPTRNRLYPATAERLGLEPPTFNGAEADGYKIVSSQRLRDRLDFRFAYPDPMTPAP, from the coding sequence ATGAAACTCCGAACGATCAGCGTGCTCGGCTGTGGCTGGCTCGGGCTCCCCCTCGCCGAGGCCCTCGCACGCACGGGACATACCGTCCGCGGCAGCACCACCTCAGCGGAGAAGCTAGAACGGCTCGAAGCCGCCGGCATCGAGCCCCACCGCATCGTCCTCGGCGACGAGGTCGAGGGCGACGACCCCGAGGCCTTTTTCGAAGCTGACGTGCTCGTCTTCTGCGTCCCGCCCTCGGGGAGCACCGCTTCGTACCCGGCCGTGGCGAGCGCCGTCCGCCGCGCTGCCGAGAGGGCCGGCACGGGCTGGGTGCTGATGACGAGTTCCACCTCCGTCTACCCCGACCTCGACGGCGTCGTGACGGAGTCCGATGCCGGGGCGCACGAGGGCGTCCCGCTGCGGCGGAACGGAGAGGACGTGCTGGTCGCCGAGCGTGTGTTCTACGGGGCGACAGCGTTCGATACGACGATCCTCCGGCTGGCCGGACTGTACGGATACGGCCGGCACCCGGCCCGCTACTTCGCAGGAAAACGCGACCTCGCGGGCGGTGAAGCCCCCGTCAACCTCGTCCATCGCGACGACGTGATCGGGGCGGTGATGGCCGTGCTGGAGCATGAGGCGCGCGGCGCGACGTTCAACGTCTGCGCCGACCATCACCCGACGCGCAACCGACTCTACCCCGCGACCGCGGAGCGCCTGGGGCTGGAGCCGCCGACGTTCAACGGCGCCGAGGCCGACGGCTACAAGATCGTGTCGAGCCAACGGCTCCGGGACCGGCTCGACTTCCGCTTCGCGTACCCCGACCCAATGACCCCTGCGCCGTAG
- a CDS encoding SCP2 sterol-binding domain-containing protein produces MPRYSSIDEVIASYPQRFNADKAEGVDDTVQMNLSGEGGGNYVIHVHDQQVDVSEGTVDDPTLTLSAPADVWLSVENGQTNPMMAMMSGKVKLRGSVPFATKFMGMFGGKG; encoded by the coding sequence ATGCCTCGCTACAGCTCCATCGACGAAGTGATCGCTTCCTACCCCCAGCGCTTCAACGCCGACAAGGCCGAAGGCGTTGACGACACCGTGCAGATGAACCTCAGCGGCGAGGGCGGCGGCAACTACGTCATCCACGTCCACGATCAGCAGGTTGACGTCTCCGAAGGCACCGTCGACGACCCGACGCTCACCCTCAGCGCCCCCGCCGACGTGTGGCTCAGCGTCGAGAACGGCCAGACCAACCCGATGATGGCGATGATGTCGGGCAAAGTGAAACTCCGCGGCTCGGTCCCCTTCGCCACCAAATTCATGGGGATGTTCGGCGGCAAAGGCTGA
- a CDS encoding septal ring lytic transglycosylase RlpA family protein — MHDAPHRDHESLPTRRKRVPLARAFRGLRRRITLYRTVAATTAVALVALAAFTVVQANEQPEPVPLGTGKAGVEGVTNAPRGLDATAPEAPARSAEAAPEAAPAKPLGDGDASYYGEELAGNPTASGERFDPTKLTAAHRTLPLGSRVRVTNTRTGDAVVVRINDRGPFHGQRVIDLSKAAAKQIGMLKRGTARVKLELLPRNV, encoded by the coding sequence ATGCATGACGCTCCCCACCGCGACCACGAATCCCTCCCTACACGACGGAAGCGCGTCCCGCTCGCACGGGCGTTCCGCGGACTCCGTCGTCGCATTACGCTCTACCGCACCGTCGCCGCGACCACAGCCGTCGCGCTCGTAGCGCTAGCGGCCTTCACGGTCGTCCAGGCCAACGAGCAGCCGGAGCCCGTCCCGCTCGGCACAGGCAAGGCCGGCGTCGAAGGCGTCACGAATGCCCCACGCGGGCTCGACGCTACTGCGCCGGAAGCGCCGGCTCGCTCGGCCGAAGCCGCACCGGAGGCCGCGCCTGCTAAGCCGCTCGGCGATGGCGACGCCAGCTACTACGGCGAGGAACTCGCCGGCAACCCCACGGCCAGCGGGGAACGCTTCGACCCCACGAAGCTGACCGCCGCCCACCGGACGCTCCCGCTCGGCAGCCGCGTCCGCGTCACGAACACGCGTACCGGTGACGCGGTCGTTGTCCGCATCAACGACCGCGGCCCCTTCCACGGCCAGCGCGTCATCGACCTCTCGAAGGCGGCCGCGAAGCAGATCGGCATGCTGAAGCGCGGCACCGCGCGCGTGAAGCTCGAACTCCTCCCCCGGAACGTCTGA
- a CDS encoding DUF3999 domain-containing protein, with protein MRLLPLLFLFAASVATAQVAPSDFAFGADLTLDGDGPIYRVTVPPAVYRSAVRTDLGDLRVFNASDEPVPHAVERPASSTRSVRTVALPFFVLSDTTRASDPALTVRRDATGTVVELAPRTDRADRPRAAYLLDTRGTDRPIRRLTFSWADDAPSFVTSVQIGASSDLARWTPLVRDAALADLRQGDQRLVRRTVAFDVPTTARFLRVTWPEDETLPPLTRAEAEVVEAERPVERAWLPAPLLDASGSMYTFDLDARPPADGARIALPEVNTLASATLASAETPDGPWRTRASGPIYRLRIDGTELTTPDFSFAPTSARYWRLTVEPEGALGQQPPALEVGYVPETVLFVARGTDPFRLAFGSYAAEPAGLSPSTVLGSVPRVGASALVSPASVGEPFDLAGPAALRPSDEIPTQRLLLWAVLVLGVGFLGWMAWRLSRQIRTEHGA; from the coding sequence ATGCGTCTGCTGCCGCTCCTCTTCCTATTCGCCGCGTCCGTCGCGACGGCGCAGGTCGCCCCGTCCGACTTCGCGTTCGGTGCCGACCTCACGCTCGACGGCGACGGGCCGATCTACCGCGTCACGGTGCCGCCCGCCGTCTACCGCAGCGCCGTCCGCACCGACCTCGGCGACCTCCGCGTGTTCAACGCCTCCGACGAGCCCGTGCCGCACGCCGTCGAGCGCCCGGCGTCGAGCACGCGCTCCGTCCGCACCGTCGCCCTCCCCTTCTTCGTCCTCAGCGATACGACGCGCGCGAGCGATCCCGCCCTCACTGTCCGCCGCGACGCCACCGGCACGGTCGTCGAACTCGCCCCGCGCACCGATCGTGCCGACCGACCGCGCGCAGCCTACCTCCTCGACACCCGCGGCACCGATCGCCCGATCCGCCGCCTCACCTTTTCGTGGGCCGACGACGCGCCGAGCTTCGTGACGTCCGTGCAGATCGGCGCGAGTTCCGACCTCGCCCGGTGGACGCCGCTCGTCCGCGACGCCGCGCTCGCCGATCTCCGGCAGGGCGATCAGCGGCTCGTCCGCCGCACGGTCGCCTTCGACGTGCCGACGACGGCGCGCTTTCTCCGCGTGACGTGGCCCGAGGACGAAACGCTGCCGCCGCTCACCCGCGCCGAAGCCGAGGTCGTCGAGGCCGAGCGGCCGGTGGAGCGCGCGTGGCTGCCGGCCCCGCTGCTCGACGCGTCGGGCTCCATGTACACCTTCGACCTCGACGCCCGGCCGCCCGCCGACGGCGCACGCATCGCGCTGCCCGAAGTCAACACGCTCGCGAGCGCCACGCTCGCATCCGCGGAGACGCCGGACGGCCCGTGGCGCACGCGCGCCTCCGGCCCGATCTACCGCCTCCGCATCGACGGCACCGAACTGACGACGCCCGATTTCTCGTTCGCCCCCACGTCCGCCCGCTACTGGCGGCTGACGGTCGAGCCCGAGGGGGCTCTCGGCCAGCAGCCGCCAGCGCTCGAGGTTGGCTACGTGCCCGAGACGGTGCTATTCGTCGCGCGCGGAACCGACCCGTTCCGCCTCGCCTTCGGCAGCTATGCGGCAGAGCCGGCCGGACTCAGCCCATCCACCGTACTCGGCAGTGTGCCCCGCGTCGGAGCTTCCGCGTTGGTTTCTCCGGCAAGCGTCGGCGAACCGTTCGACCTCGCAGGTCCGGCCGCGCTCCGACCGTCGGACGAGATCCCGACACAGCGGCTCCTGCTGTGGGCCGTACTCGTCCTGGGTGTCGGGTTCCTTGGCTGGATGGCGTGGCGACTCTCCCGGCAGATCCGCACCGAGCACGGCGCGTAA
- a CDS encoding DUF2339 domain-containing protein: MKRRILLTALGAFAGVSTFTSSGLLIGAAIGFAAALFLEMREEIETLSDRVLDLETRGTAAPVSATADIPVDEVSPEAMPEEFVPTEPVAKPVELRDPISAHDPPPEFDAEPAADPRPVPPPVVEREPAEPSLVAQAWTLLTGGNPLARIGIAMLFVGLVFLIGYATEQGYLSIEIRLLATAAAGLALVVAGWLLRRRAEVYAVTLQGGGVAVMYLTVFAAFQLYDVLPPAPAFVLLAAIAAFSAVLAIVQNAPVLAVVGVLGGFGAPVLASTGQGDHVLLFSYYAVLNAGVFAIAYVKSWRSLYLVGFVCTFVIGGLWGGLNYEPALFASTEPFLLLFFALYFAIPVLATRRRAPRLNAPIDGSLVFGLPVAAFALQAVLVEPFEFGRAWSAFALALIYLGTATALARSERPETRPLVEAFFAIGLTFATLTIPFALDAVWSGALWLLEGAALVWTGVRQRRLWLRISGLGLQLVAVFLLVGEDALAFDAVPLGVRLSGWLAALTLGASAYWLHASDGVRPWERRLSPVVLLLGVYLWSASGLTFFADRIPDDSVASVLLTFFAVSVWGFVELARSLRWPALGATALPLGLGAGYLLLPFFLFFHEHPLAHGGWLAWPLAFVLLGVVLWRREGATLPRRLGVAHAAALWLFALVATREVAWLLDRWTDGGAGWAEAGVGVVLAALVLAVMRPPDVLARWMASHRTAYLRIGAGGLAVALLGWSILTDLYSAGDPSPLPYLPLLNPFDLAHIASLLVLALYVRVLIRAERTTPATASLLYSALSLGVFVAVSGFVARAVHHLAAVPFDPDILFASTLFQTALSITWALLAMAVMIAATRLRLRTPWFVGAALLALVGVKLLVVDLSNAGTLARIVSFVGVGLLVLLIGYFSPAPPRRDEPEDVEPEPMVLS; the protein is encoded by the coding sequence ATGAAACGCCGCATCCTGCTGACCGCGCTCGGTGCCTTCGCCGGGGTCTCGACGTTCACCTCGTCCGGCCTGCTGATCGGGGCGGCGATCGGGTTCGCAGCGGCCCTCTTCCTCGAAATGCGGGAAGAGATCGAGACCCTCTCCGACCGCGTCCTCGACCTCGAAACGCGCGGCACCGCCGCCCCCGTCTCTGCGACCGCTGACATCCCGGTGGACGAGGTCTCGCCCGAAGCGATGCCGGAGGAGTTCGTGCCGACGGAGCCCGTCGCGAAGCCCGTCGAACTGCGCGACCCGATCTCGGCTCACGATCCGCCGCCCGAGTTCGACGCCGAGCCAGCGGCGGATCCGCGCCCGGTACCGCCGCCTGTTGTGGAGCGCGAGCCCGCCGAGCCGTCGCTCGTCGCGCAGGCGTGGACGCTGTTGACGGGCGGCAACCCGCTCGCGCGCATCGGGATTGCGATGCTGTTCGTGGGGCTCGTTTTCCTCATCGGCTACGCGACCGAGCAGGGCTACCTCTCGATCGAGATCCGCCTCCTGGCGACGGCCGCGGCCGGGCTCGCGCTCGTCGTCGCGGGGTGGCTGCTGCGCCGCCGGGCCGAGGTCTACGCGGTGACGTTGCAGGGCGGCGGCGTGGCGGTGATGTACCTCACGGTGTTTGCCGCATTCCAACTCTACGACGTGCTCCCGCCCGCGCCCGCGTTCGTGTTGCTGGCTGCGATCGCCGCGTTCTCGGCCGTGCTCGCGATCGTGCAGAACGCGCCCGTCCTCGCCGTCGTCGGCGTGCTCGGCGGCTTCGGCGCCCCCGTGCTGGCCTCGACCGGGCAGGGCGACCACGTCCTGCTCTTCTCGTACTACGCCGTGCTCAACGCGGGCGTGTTCGCGATCGCGTACGTCAAGTCGTGGCGCTCGCTCTACCTCGTCGGCTTCGTCTGCACGTTCGTCATCGGCGGCCTCTGGGGCGGATTGAATTACGAGCCTGCGCTGTTCGCCTCAACGGAGCCGTTCCTGCTCCTGTTCTTCGCGCTCTACTTCGCGATCCCCGTCCTCGCCACGCGCCGCCGCGCCCCGCGCCTCAACGCGCCGATTGACGGCTCGCTCGTGTTCGGCCTGCCCGTCGCGGCGTTCGCGCTGCAAGCCGTGCTCGTCGAGCCGTTCGAGTTCGGGCGGGCGTGGAGCGCGTTCGCCCTCGCCCTGATTTATCTCGGCACGGCGACAGCGCTCGCGCGGTCGGAGCGCCCCGAGACGCGCCCGCTCGTCGAGGCGTTCTTCGCGATTGGGCTGACGTTTGCCACGCTCACGATCCCGTTCGCGCTCGACGCCGTGTGGTCGGGCGCGCTGTGGCTGCTCGAAGGGGCGGCGCTCGTGTGGACGGGCGTGCGGCAGCGGCGACTGTGGCTGCGGATCTCCGGCCTCGGGCTCCAACTCGTCGCTGTTTTCCTGCTCGTCGGCGAGGACGCGCTCGCGTTCGACGCGGTGCCGCTCGGCGTGCGGCTCTCGGGCTGGCTGGCCGCGCTCACGCTCGGCGCGTCGGCGTACTGGCTCCACGCGAGCGACGGCGTGCGCCCGTGGGAGCGCCGGCTAAGCCCGGTCGTTCTCCTGCTCGGCGTCTACCTCTGGAGCGCGAGCGGGCTGACGTTCTTCGCCGACCGGATTCCCGACGACTCCGTGGCGAGCGTGCTGCTGACATTCTTCGCCGTCTCGGTGTGGGGATTCGTGGAGTTGGCTCGCTCGCTGCGGTGGCCGGCGCTCGGCGCGACGGCGCTGCCGCTCGGGCTCGGCGCGGGCTACCTCCTCCTCCCGTTCTTCCTCTTCTTCCACGAGCACCCCCTCGCGCACGGCGGCTGGCTGGCGTGGCCGCTGGCGTTCGTCCTCCTCGGCGTCGTGCTGTGGCGGCGCGAGGGCGCGACGCTCCCCCGCCGCCTCGGCGTCGCGCACGCGGCGGCGCTGTGGCTCTTCGCGCTCGTCGCTACGCGCGAAGTGGCGTGGCTGCTGGACCGGTGGACCGACGGCGGCGCAGGCTGGGCCGAGGCCGGCGTCGGCGTCGTGCTCGCCGCGCTCGTGCTCGCGGTGATGCGCCCGCCGGATGTGCTCGCGCGGTGGATGGCGTCGCACCGAACGGCCTACCTCCGGATCGGCGCGGGCGGGCTCGCCGTGGCCCTCCTCGGGTGGTCGATCCTCACGGACCTCTACAGCGCGGGCGATCCGTCGCCGCTGCCGTACCTCCCGCTCCTCAACCCGTTCGACCTCGCCCACATCGCCTCGCTCCTCGTGCTCGCGCTCTACGTCCGCGTGCTCATCCGCGCCGAGCGCACGACGCCCGCTACGGCATCGCTGCTCTACAGCGCACTCAGCCTCGGCGTGTTCGTCGCCGTCAGCGGGTTCGTGGCCCGCGCGGTGCACCACCTCGCTGCCGTCCCGTTCGACCCGGACATCCTCTTCGCCTCGACGCTCTTCCAGACCGCGCTCTCGATCACGTGGGCGCTGCTGGCGATGGCGGTGATGATCGCGGCGACGCGGCTCCGGCTGCGGACGCCGTGGTTCGTCGGCGCGGCGCTCCTCGCGCTCGTCGGCGTCAAGCTGCTCGTCGTGGACCTCTCGAACGCCGGCACGCTCGCGCGCATCGTGTCGTTCGTCGGCGTCGGCCTGCTGGTCCTCCTGATCGGGTACTTCTCGCCCGCCCCGCCCCGCCGCGATGAGCCCGAAGACGTCGAGCCCGAGCCAATGGTCCTATCCTAA
- a CDS encoding M28 family metallopeptidase: protein MRSLALLLLALAAPVVAQPTPDASPFRATADRIIDAALADSTAYVRLAEMADAFGHRLSGSQALEDAIDWMLEMMEADGLDNVRGEPVMVPHWVRGEESVTLIEPRRERLAMLGIGNSVGTPEGGVTAEVLVVGSFDELARRADEVPGKIVLFNVPFTTYGQTVPYRTRGANEAARYGAVASLVRSVGPVSLQTPHTGTLVYDDDLPRIPHAALTIEGAEMLQRMQDRGDRVVVNLDMEAEMLPDALSHNVVAELRGRETPEEIVVIGGHIDSWDVGQGVVDDAGGVVASWEAVRLLKELGLRPRRTIRVVGWTNEENGLRGGRAYRDAHLDELDDHVLAVETDGGVFTPVSFGVTASDEAFAMLDPLNELLAPVMAATEARTETGITRGGGGADIGPIMAEGVPGAGLSVDGSTYFWVHHTEADTMDKIDVRELQRCVAALAVLAYYVAELPERLPR, encoded by the coding sequence ATGCGCTCTCTCGCTCTGCTCCTCCTCGCGCTCGCCGCCCCCGTCGTCGCGCAGCCGACCCCCGATGCCTCGCCCTTCCGCGCCACCGCCGACCGCATCATCGACGCCGCCCTCGCCGACAGCACAGCGTACGTCCGGCTCGCGGAGATGGCCGACGCCTTCGGCCATCGCCTCAGCGGAAGCCAGGCCCTCGAAGACGCCATCGACTGGATGCTGGAGATGATGGAGGCCGACGGGCTCGACAACGTCCGAGGCGAGCCGGTGATGGTCCCGCACTGGGTCCGCGGCGAGGAGTCGGTGACGCTCATCGAGCCCCGGCGCGAGCGGCTCGCGATGCTCGGCATCGGGAATAGCGTCGGGACGCCGGAGGGCGGCGTCACGGCCGAGGTCCTCGTCGTCGGCTCCTTCGATGAACTGGCGCGGCGGGCGGACGAAGTGCCGGGCAAGATCGTCCTCTTCAACGTGCCGTTCACGACCTACGGGCAGACGGTGCCGTACCGCACGCGCGGCGCGAACGAGGCCGCCCGCTACGGCGCCGTCGCGAGCCTCGTCCGCTCGGTCGGGCCGGTCTCGCTCCAGACTCCGCACACCGGCACGCTCGTCTACGACGACGACCTCCCGCGCATCCCCCACGCCGCGCTCACGATCGAGGGGGCCGAGATGCTCCAGCGGATGCAGGACCGTGGCGACCGCGTCGTGGTGAACCTCGACATGGAGGCCGAGATGCTGCCCGACGCGCTCTCGCACAACGTCGTCGCCGAGCTTCGCGGGCGCGAGACGCCGGAGGAGATCGTCGTCATCGGCGGCCACATCGACTCGTGGGACGTGGGGCAGGGCGTCGTGGACGATGCCGGCGGCGTCGTCGCGTCGTGGGAAGCCGTGCGGTTGCTCAAAGAACTCGGGCTCCGGCCGCGCCGCACGATCCGCGTCGTCGGGTGGACGAACGAGGAGAACGGGCTGCGCGGCGGCCGGGCTTACCGCGACGCCCACCTCGACGAACTCGACGACCACGTCCTCGCCGTCGAGACCGATGGTGGCGTGTTCACGCCCGTCTCTTTCGGCGTCACGGCGAGCGACGAAGCGTTCGCCATGCTGGATCCGTTGAACGAATTGCTTGCGCCCGTCATGGCGGCGACCGAGGCGCGGACGGAGACGGGGATCACGCGCGGCGGCGGTGGGGCCGACATCGGCCCGATCATGGCGGAGGGCGTCCCCGGCGCGGGCCTCAGCGTGGACGGCTCGACGTACTTCTGGGTCCACCACACCGAGGCCGATACGATGGACAAGATCGACGTGCGCGAGCTGCAGCGGTGCGTGGCGGCGCTCGCCGTCCTCGCCTACTACGTCGCCGAGCTGCCCGAGCGGCTGCCGCGCTGA
- a CDS encoding PA domain-containing protein — translation MNAVRYVLLALFALAPVCASAQGPDSVHVEYQGTEYPGYGAAFGQRFNLGEEIGPLPLVTVESGPTGEFPDSPPDEGCNPYTPESAAEVEGNIAIVERGVCTFVLKVQNAVAAGAVAVVVFNDEREGPESETLVQMGGDCEPEEGCTIPAAFISRASGLEILTNLEFGGPAIIIPIRVSYELPCFHCVGTHDTGTVKFDVFDQGFLGTDIGFAGQGFVFDGVNGLFVSTVLVGVDGNVATNPYDGASEWTRFGDGMMLPAPFPEPFDDFDQGFIAAFENTDLGVRVTERSYSRAGDPFVIVELEVENVSGSDLEDVYVGIFADWDAGTTSADDRGGVNEELGLVYVFDPVEAGPYFGVSWSEKAMGPLSGYSTDTAMGTDAQLWEALTTAVAPGAEPAERAAVTGTGPYDLAAGSSQTVRFAFVAGVDLADLLANARRAQLPIATSAEATPAGTFALGAAYPNPLSDRATIGFTLPTAQRVRLAVYDVLGREVAVLVDGARPAGAQAVAFDAAGLPSGVYLYRLEVTDPARGAGGTVLTQRLTLVR, via the coding sequence ATGAACGCCGTTCGCTACGTCCTGCTCGCCCTCTTCGCGCTCGCTCCTGTATGCGCCTCCGCGCAGGGGCCGGACAGTGTCCACGTTGAATACCAGGGGACTGAGTATCCCGGTTACGGGGCCGCCTTCGGCCAGCGATTTAACCTCGGAGAGGAGATCGGGCCGCTTCCGCTCGTCACCGTCGAGTCCGGTCCAACGGGAGAGTTCCCCGATTCGCCTCCGGATGAGGGCTGCAACCCTTACACGCCCGAGAGCGCGGCCGAGGTCGAGGGCAACATCGCGATCGTCGAGCGCGGCGTATGCACGTTCGTCCTCAAGGTGCAGAATGCGGTCGCCGCCGGTGCCGTCGCCGTCGTCGTCTTCAACGACGAGCGCGAAGGGCCCGAGAGCGAGACGCTCGTTCAGATGGGCGGCGACTGCGAACCAGAGGAGGGCTGCACGATCCCAGCGGCCTTCATCTCCCGCGCCAGCGGTCTGGAGATCCTCACGAACTTGGAGTTCGGCGGGCCTGCTATCATCATCCCGATTCGCGTGAGCTATGAGCTGCCGTGCTTCCACTGTGTGGGCACGCACGACACGGGCACGGTCAAGTTCGACGTGTTCGACCAAGGCTTCCTCGGTACAGACATTGGGTTCGCTGGACAAGGCTTCGTCTTCGATGGGGTCAACGGCCTCTTCGTGAGCACCGTCCTCGTCGGCGTGGACGGCAACGTAGCTACGAACCCCTACGACGGGGCGTCCGAATGGACGAGGTTTGGTGACGGGATGATGCTCCCCGCTCCGTTCCCGGAGCCGTTCGACGACTTCGACCAGGGCTTCATCGCCGCGTTCGAGAACACCGACCTCGGCGTCCGCGTGACGGAGCGCTCGTACTCCCGCGCGGGCGATCCCTTCGTGATCGTCGAACTCGAGGTGGAGAACGTCTCGGGCAGCGATCTCGAAGATGTCTACGTCGGCATCTTCGCCGATTGGGACGCGGGCACGACGTCCGCCGACGATCGCGGCGGGGTGAACGAGGAGTTGGGCCTCGTCTACGTCTTCGACCCTGTCGAGGCTGGGCCGTACTTCGGTGTATCCTGGTCCGAGAAGGCCATGGGCCCGCTCTCCGGCTACAGCACCGACACGGCGATGGGCACGGACGCCCAACTGTGGGAGGCGCTCACGACGGCGGTCGCGCCGGGCGCTGAGCCGGCCGAGCGCGCGGCCGTCACCGGCACCGGCCCGTACGACCTCGCGGCGGGCTCGTCGCAGACGGTCCGCTTCGCCTTCGTCGCGGGCGTGGACCTCGCCGACCTCCTCGCGAATGCGCGGCGGGCCCAACTCCCCATCGCCACATCCGCGGAGGCGACGCCGGCCGGCACGTTCGCGCTCGGCGCGGCGTACCCGAACCCGCTCTCGGACCGGGCGACGATCGGCTTCACGCTGCCGACGGCGCAGCGCGTCCGGCTCGCGGTCTACGACGTGCTCGGGCGCGAGGTGGCCGTGCTCGTCGATGGCGCGCGGCCGGCCGGGGCACAGGCGGTGGCGTTCGACGCGGCGGGGCTTCCGAGCGGGGTTTATCTTTACCGGCTCGAAGTCACGGACCCCGCTCGCGGTGCGGGCGGGACCGTGCTCACGCAGCGGCTCACGCTCGTCCGCTGA